The sequence ACACATGAGTTTATAGTCATGTGTTTTCATTTTATCTAATAGAAACGTATAATGACACTTACGTTCCCttcttttctcttcttttaaacttcgcatttcttttttcatttgacGCAAAGCGTCGGCATGATCTGCAACTAAGGAGATTTATTGGTAAAACTTTATTAAagtcaatataaaaaaaaaggtttttaatcgATATTCCCTTCACTGAGTTTACACAGTATATATGAGCAACTTACTTTCCTTGTCACGCCCCTCTTTCAGTAAGTCAATCTCTTTTTTCAACGTCACCAAGGACTTTTCTTGTTCAATACctaatttgaaaataatataaaagtaatttatttttcattctATTGGTAGTTAAATTTAGATGTGTTCTTCTTAGACaaataaagtttaattaaacGAAAATA is a genomic window of Hydractinia symbiolongicarpus strain clone_291-10 chromosome 14, HSymV2.1, whole genome shotgun sequence containing:
- the LOC130625825 gene encoding uncharacterized protein LOC130625825 — encoded protein: MGEIELDFEMDDLENNIMEEDETIIKLKKELWNMQECRRKESIEQEKSLVTLKKEIDLLKEGRDKEIADHADALRQMKKEMRSLKEEKRRERKCHYTFLLDKMKTHDYKLMCVHHLSFLLPKNDLKFQCFNDNIVDCCEIF